GCGTTAATAAAAGATAAACCGACATACGGCATTACTTTACCGACAATTATCTGAATTGGTTTAAGTGGCGAAACCAGTAAAACTTCCATTGTGCCTATTTCTTTTTCCCGGGCAATTGATATAGAAGTCATCATTGCTGAAACCAACATTAATATAAGTGCCATAGTGCCGGGAACAAACATGTAAACTCCTTTCAAACCTTCATTATAGAACATTCTGACTTCAGGAATTATACGGTATGGAATTACATTATTTTCATTCCTCATTTGTACATAATTGTAAATAATTCCTGATGTATAATTAACTATCATATTTGCAGTGTTTGCATCAGAAGCATCTGCAATTAATTGAATATCTGCTTGTTTTTCTTTTTCAAGTTTTTTTGCAAAATCAGGCTCAAAAATTATTACTTCTTTTACATTCCCTTTCCTGAATATATCTTCAATTTGATTGATAGATGAAATATTTCTGTCAAGAATAAAATAGCCTGATGATAATATTTTGTTTGTTATTTCTTTTGTAACATTATCTTTTGAATTATCAAGAACAGCTATTTTAATATCTTTCAGTTCGTTAGTAACAACGTATCCAAATATAAGAATCTGTGCAACAGGCATTGCAAACAATATTATCATTGTTCTGTAATCACGAAAAATGTGGAAAAATTCTTTTCTTACAAAGCCTAAAAATTTTTTCATGTTGTTTTATTCAGCAGTTATTATTTGGTCATTATAAATCGAAACTCTGTATCATGTCAGGTTTTTTCGAGTTAAACAATCTATATAGTGTCTAAAAAATGGAGTATGCTCCATTTTTTTTAAATACATTTTTTCCATATTATACCATATATTATTATTCTGTAAAAACTTGTTTTTTCAACAAACTTTTATATTAAAATGAGATTTATGTATTTTACTATCAGCAAGTTGACAGTAAACAATTGGCAGTAGGCAAAGCAATAAATTTTTGCCAATTGTATACTGTCAACCGCCTACTTTTATCATTTAACATAAATAATTATTTATTCCAATATTTTTGTTTGCAGCCTTGTGCTACGTTAAGTATTACTTGTTGCATTTCAACAATTTAACAATATAACAATTGAACAATTTTATTTATTAATTGTGAACGTTTACATTATCTATTCTCTTGCTATCTTTAAAAATACTTCATCCATATTGAATGCTTTATAATTCTTTTTTAATTCCTGTGGTGTATCCAATGCTTCAATTTTTCCATCGCTCATTATTGTAACTCTGTCGCAATATTCTGCTTCGTCCATATAATGGGTTGTAACAAAAACAGTTATACCATTGTTTGCTGCATCATAAATCAAATCCCAGAATTGTCTGCGTGTTATTGGGTCAACACCTCCTGTTGGTTCGTCAAGAAAAACAATTTTCGGTTCATGAAATATTGCTATCGAAAATGCGAGTTTTTGTTTCCATCCAAGTGGTATTTCAGATATCAGTTTGTTTCTTGAAGGTAATAAACCTAATTTGTTTAATAATGTATCAGACTTTGCTTTTATATATTTCCTTGATAAACCGTAAATTCCGGCATAAAATCTTATATTTTCATATACAGTTAAATTTTCATATAAAGAGAATTTCTGGCTCATATATCCAATATTTTTCTTTATTTCTTCAACATGTGTATATACATCAAAACCGGCTACTTTAACATCTCCGGATGTTGGTAATGACAAACCACATAATATTTTAATAGCTGTAGTTTTTCCTGCTCCGTTTGCACCGAGAAAACCAAATATTTCACCTTCATTTACATAAAACGTAAGATTATCATTAGCTGTGAAATCCCCGAACTTTTTTACGAGCTTATTTACTTCTATTATTTTGTTGTTATTTATCATTAGTTAATATCTTATTACATAACTAATATTTACGGTTCTACTTTTATTTTAGTGGAAATGATTAAATGATTAAATGATTAAATGCGTAAATGTGAAATGTTATTTATTGTTCCTGTATGATGAATTTTTAGCTTTTGTCATTATTTTTGTTATTTCATTTGCTTCT
This sequence is a window from Bacteroidales bacterium. Protein-coding genes within it:
- a CDS encoding ABC transporter permease, coding for MKKFLGFVRKEFFHIFRDYRTMIILFAMPVAQILIFGYVVTNELKDIKIAVLDNSKDNVTKEITNKILSSGYFILDRNISSINQIEDIFRKGNVKEVIIFEPDFAKKLEKEKQADIQLIADASDANTANMIVNYTSGIIYNYVQMRNENNVIPYRIIPEVRMFYNEGLKGVYMFVPGTMALILMLVSAMMTSISIAREKEIGTMEVLLVSPLKPIQIIVGKVMPYVGLSFINAVVILLLGVFVFDVPIHGSLILLLAESLLFIILALSLGILISTASSSQQVAMFISMFALMLPTLLLSGFIFPIENMPKILQWLSNIMPARFFIIIIKNIMLKGTGFLYVWKETLILIGMTLFFLIMSVKKFKIRLE
- a CDS encoding ABC transporter ATP-binding protein — encoded protein: MINNNKIIEVNKLVKKFGDFTANDNLTFYVNEGEIFGFLGANGAGKTTAIKILCGLSLPTSGDVKVAGFDVYTHVEEIKKNIGYMSQKFSLYENLTVYENIRFYAGIYGLSRKYIKAKSDTLLNKLGLLPSRNKLISEIPLGWKQKLAFSIAIFHEPKIVFLDEPTGGVDPITRRQFWDLIYDAANNGITVFVTTHYMDEAEYCDRVTIMSDGKIEALDTPQELKKNYKAFNMDEVFLKIARE